Proteins from a single region of Apium graveolens cultivar Ventura chromosome 7, ASM990537v1, whole genome shotgun sequence:
- the LOC141674101 gene encoding putative mitochondrial protein AtMg00820, with product MDHGWVDSMDNELLALETKHTWCVVPLPRDKKVRGCKWVYKVRYLIDGSLNKFKALLVVKGYTQIEGLDYHNNFSPVAKMATVLTILALASVQCWDIHQLDISNSFLHGDLIEEVYMELPKGHPLYGSLVWFWFCL from the coding sequence ATGGATCACGGATGGGTTGATTCCATGGATAATGAGCTACTTGCTCTTGAAACTAAGCACACCTGGTGTGTTGTGCCCCTTCCGCGTGATAAAAAGGTCAGAGGctgcaaatgggtatacaaggTTAGGTATTTAATTGATGGTTCTTTAAATAAATTCAAGGCTCTGCTCGTAGTAAAAGGCTACACTCAAATTGAGGGTCTGGACTATCATAATAATTTTTCTCCCGTTGCAAAAATGGCAACAGTTCTTACTATTTTGGCTTTGGCCTCTGTCCAGTGTTGGGATATCCACCAACTAGATATCAGTAACTCGTTTCTTCATGGTGATTTGATTGAAGAAGTCTACATGGAATTACCTAAGGGTCATCCCTTGTATGGTTCCCTTGTATGGTTCTGGTTTTGTCTGTAA